The Symphalangus syndactylus isolate Jambi chromosome 6, NHGRI_mSymSyn1-v2.1_pri, whole genome shotgun sequence genome contains the following window.
TAGTTGAATAAACTATGATACATCCGcgccatgaaatactatgcagtggtaaaaaaagaatgaagaaggtCTCTGAACAGGCATGGCATGATTTCCAGGACATActcttaagtgaaaaaagcaaggccCGAAAGAGTATCTCTAGGACAtaagaagaagatagaaaatacAAAGGTGTCTGCTCTTTTGTGCAAAAGATCTGAAAGAAGGATAAATAGAAGCTTAGTAGTGTGGTTACCTAAGGAAGCAAgtggaaaaagaggagaaaagaggtgAATGGAAACAGAGTTTTAGGGATGAGGAGGGAGTCACACTTCTCTAAGTACTATTTTTGTATAGCTCTGACTCTTAGAACCACAGTTTCACAAACCCTTCACATatcctcaaaataaacaaaaacttaaaatcaaCCAGGATGCAAGGAAAGGAGAACCCAGAACCGAGTAGAAACACTAACAAATGAACCTAATCATACACAAATGAATAACATAACCACACTGAAATCGATGGGTAACTATCCTAAGTAAATATGGGAGATAGTGTCTTGATAGGCCACTGTGTGgctaaaaaacattaattttgccTAACTGATCAGACACCGACTTAAACAACTGATCAAGATAAACATCACCAGCAATAAGACATATCAACATCATTACTCCTGGATAATGATACCTTGAGAAAGATACAGGTATATTTTTGTAGTGCTCTTGCCTCAAACACACAGCCTCAAtccaatcatgagaaaacattccAAATTGAATGACATTCTACAAATTAACTGACTGGTACTTATTAAAAGTGTgaatgtcacaaaaaaaaaaaaaaaacaggaaagactgaggaactgttATAGACTGAAAGAAACTAAGgagaaataacaaataaatgcaaTCTGGGATCATTGTTAGCATCCTAGTACAGAAAACAGGCATTAATGAAAACATTGATGAAATTCAAATAGGGTCTGCTGTTTAGTTGCCAGTATTGTACCAAGGTTAATATCCTGTTCCTGATCATTTTATTATgcttatgtaagatgttaacttTAAGGAACATGGGGTAAGGAATATAAGGAATTCTGTACTACTTTTACTATTTCATAAGTCTAAAAttggtttaaaattttaaaagtattttttaaaagacttcaaTGGGAAATAGAGAGGGCCATTGGGTCTTACGATGTTGGCAACCCCCAGCAGAGCAGGTATCCCAGTCCTTGAAAGTCTGTGGCCTTTTGTGCCTATGTTCATATGAGAGCCTAGAGCTCAGTAATTATTTCAACCTCACCACTAGAGTTGAGGTAATGCTCTTCAACCCTGTGGCCCAAACTAGGGGACTGATTAATAATTCATGGTATATTCATACACTGAGATGCCAAaggccaattaaaaataaagttgtagACTATTTAATAATTCCATATCATGTTTTCCAGAAATTAAATAGGTTaatatagatagagagagagagagagagagattgagggagagaaaatttggaaaaatattcttcaaaatgttaatagtagTTACCACTGATCGGTGACCATATATcctttgctaaataaataaaaaggagttattttaaaattaagcaagGAGACTTCTGGTTTTAAAATGGTGGAGTAGAAACAtctgtctcctttctcttctccaaaGTCACACTGCAACACGcagaagaaggaaaacagaatGCAAGTTCCATCCTTGAGAAAACTAGGAAATGACTGTAAATCTGAACCATGCTCTGTGAGGAAGGGGCTGCCTAATGCAGAGTCTACTGGGAAGACCACAGTGGGAAGAGCCCATTAAATTGGCCCATGGGGAAGACAAAGCCAGGACCCACCAGAAAAGGTAGAGCCCAGACAACCCTGCAGAGCATGTGCTCTCCTAAGAAGTGGGACAGCAACCACCAATTCCTTGTCTAAACAATGGTGTTGGAACATGCAGGCTTAGAGGGGAAACTTCTTTGGTGCTTGTTTGGCACCTTAGAGAAGTAGGAAAGCTGGGACTGAAAGTAGAACCGCACAGACATGACATTTCAGCAGGAAGCAAGTTATTGGTGAGATGAGGCAGGATAGAGGAAGATCCTGAACTCCAAGCTGGCACTTTTGGTAAGCagtgaaaaaataaaggcaaagcgATTCTCTTGCATACCCACATACTCACAGTCACACAACTCTGTGTTATAAAAAGCTTTATTACCATATCAGTTAAGATGAAGTTCAACTACgtaacaaaaaaaatccaagaaactttaacatgattatttttctctcatttgaaagaatttcaaatgttctaaaatttattgtggtgatggttgcacaactctgtgaacaaACTAAAAACCACTGGATTGTACACTTTCAACGGGTGAACTGTATATATAAGttatatctcaaaaaaactagtttttgtttaaaaatttccagGAATAAGATTTGTATAGTGGCTTCATGGTGTCATCAGGAAGCCAGTGTACATGGCTTCCATCTTCAAGCACACCTCATGGTTTTAGATGGCTTCTGGAGCTCTGGTCATTAAATCCATATTCTAGGCTGCAGAGATGAGGAAGAAGCCTCCATTCTCCTCCTACATTTAAGGTACTTACCCAAAAGCCAACTCAAcacttttgctttatatattcttgGACAAACATTAGTCACATGGCTATAACCCCCTGCAAGGAAAGTTGAGAATTTTAGGGCTATAGCTGAGCACAGGGACAATGAATAGAACCTGGTTTCTATTGTTTTAGAAGAAAGGAGAAACGAGCATTGAAGGATGCAATTAGTAGTTTATGCCACAACCATGAACCACAGAAAATTCTTTATAGCTCAGAACATAACCCTGTCCTATCTCCTGCAAATAGTCAGAAAGAACTTATCTCACTGAAAGATAAGCAGTGATTAAAAAGAAACCAGTATACAAACTATGTAAAGATATagcaagaaaaaaaggaggaaggaaacagaaaaaacaaatggcAGATGAAGAAggaacatttgttttttaaaaaaaaaaatgttgtcacCAGGCAGACAAAATTATGATCAAGCatattgtcatatattttaagaatttttaacaaTCTTAAAGCAGAGATACAAGAGCCAGGGAAAAGATGAATAGGCATTACTGAAAATACTATAAGATATACAGAATACGGGGCTAAAAAGGAAGCAATAGGAATATACATGAAAAAAGATAGAACTATACAAGCCTATCAAAGTTAAATGACAATGTAGATAACTGGCATCCTTGGATTATAGGTGTTCAAAACAAcattcaaaaataacaaaaaagaatcaaatgtaCAGTGTGATAAGAAAAACTGATGAAGAATAAGTGACACTAAGATTAGCCTAAAAGTTATGAGATTTCAGAGATAAAGGAAAAAACCCTTTAATCATGCAAAAATATCAAGTCATTAATGTAGGTAATGGAAATGTAGGTGGGAATCAAGTTGACCTCTGATATCTCTACAGCTTTATTTACCTTTAGAAGATAGAGGCGCAATGCCTACAAATTTCTTGCAGTCCAGAGAATTTAATTAGCTAACCAGTCAGAAAACTTTTAAAGGACCGgatggtaaatattttcagctttgtggcTCGTACAgtttctgtcacaactactcaattctgctgtTGTGCCAGAAAGCAGCTGTGGACAACACATAAATCAATGGGCATggttgtgttctaataaaactttataaaaacaggcagctTATTGGATTTGGCCCTTGGGCCATAATTTGCTGACCCCTGAGCTAAACTATCATTCAAttataaaggcaaaagagaagTATTTTTGAAGTTTGACATCTTCAGGCATGTAATCCACATAATCCAAAGTATTAGAAGACAAACTTTAGTGGACAAcagataaatgaagaaactgaagcaagaATACTGGcaagaaataaaaagctaaaatatgCTCTACTACCTGGAGAACAGAAAAAGAGGCATACCTTCCGGCTCCTTTGGCAGCAAGTGCCTTAGAAGCCCCATGACGTGAAAGGATAATTCAAGAAACCAAGACATCTGTTGGAAGCCATAAAAATTACGATCAGTTCTAAATAAAGAAGGTGATGTCACATTTGCAGAGCCCTTTTAAAAACATCTAGAGATTCACAGGGATATTTAGATTGTTAACCCACAGTGACAGCTAAGTAAAAggggcctcaattttctcagatgtgaaaCACCAGGGTTGAATTAAATCAGAGACGCCTCAGCCCTGACTGctcatgagaatcacctgaggcatttttttttaatgtctatgCCTGGGTTCCATCCCAGACCACTTAAATTAGAATTTCTGGAGATAGGAaagacagtatttttttaaagctctccaaATATTCAGATATGCAGCCAAGGGGGGAAACCACCGAATTAGATGGTTTGTGAGGTAATTATCAATTCagatattctataaatatatatgtatataatgcatatataaagaattatccaaaacttaaaaatttagaaattgctACATAAACGAGACAAAACTACTTAGTCAATTTTGGATGCATGTTTCTATTACAGAACTTTATATTATGGTCCATACTGGTCTACGTCACAGGGGcttctaataaaaaaaaacctaaagacttaaTGCCATCCTAATGTACATAAACTAGTAATTATttgtgaataaagaaaaaagtaggtAACTCCTTCTGACAAGGTAATCAATTccttacttttaaaagaaaagtgtCCATGTCAAGTATTTGTAAAATGTCAAATGTTCCTTAGTTTTGAAAGTCTAAGGTTTTGGCATAGCATCTGTTCGCTTTTAAagagcatttcttctttttttttttatttaataaagttttatttttccaaatgtacagttgGTTGGACCTATTCATGCATCTTCACCAGCAGCTGGACCATCTCTGCCCTTGGTATTTCTGGTGTAAATTATTTGAGCTCTGTGCTTTGAAACCAGTTTGATAAGTCCTTTACTAAGGAGCTCCTGAAGGGCTGCTCTGGCCAGGGAGCCTAGAATCTTCAGTCTCTCAGAGACCACAGCAGGGATTATAAGTTTATAACTGGGAACTTCCTTACAGAGTTTGTCATAGGTAGCTTTGTCAAACAAGACTAAGTTATTGAGCTTGTCCCGAACTTTGCCTTTGGACCACTTCTTTTTGTCCTTGCCCCCGGATTTGTTAACTGGGTCTTTGTCTTTCTTGGCCGACTTTCCAGCGTCCTTCTTCTTGCCATCCTTGGGCGGCATTGCGAAGCTCGGAGAGCAGCAGCAGACACTGCAGCCTTGCTAAGATGTCAGACAAAAAGGACTAAAGAGCATTTCAATAAGACTGATCTCTAATCTACTTACTGAATTGCTTATTTCCAGGAATTAGCAAACTCAAAAAGAGATTtaaacacatgaagaaaaataaatgaatctcaatacagaaacaaaatattttcctagAGAAGCCAGATAATCAGTAATGATTAGGGTGACAATAGTCCTAGTTTGCCCAGGGCAATCCTGATGTGCATCTGTTATTCCAGTGTAATTATTAATAGTGTTCCCTTTCACTCTTACATATTTTCTGATGTAGGTAAGAAATTATATGGTAACTCTACTTTTGATGCTAACAATAATAAACGAGTTGTATCTCTTCATTAGAGCAGATACAAAGATCCATGCTTGGAAATATATTAACGATGAacaatgaggctgggtgcggtggctcacgcctgtcatctcagcactttgggaggcagaggcgagcagataacctgagatcgggagttcaagaccagcctggccaacatggcaaaaatctcatctctactaaaaatataaaaattagccaggtgttgtggcatgcgcctgtagtcccagctacttgggaggctgaggcaggagaattgcttgaacctgggaggcagaggtggcagtgagccgagattgtgctgctgcactccagcctgggcaatagagtgagactccatctcaacaacatcaacaacaacaaaaaacaaacaaacgaacaaaaacaaaaacaatgtatCCTCACAATTAGGAACCAAATCTTTACCAGCAGTGCATAATTGGTAATTAGTCTTAGTCTGTAGTGTGGGAGGCGGAGCTAAATCATGTAGTAGAGGCAACAGTTAATGTTTTCACAAAGGGATGTCAAGAGATATTTAAAGATAGATGCTAGAAAGCCAGTTGGAATTGTTGGTAATGGGAGTAGAAGAGTTTGGGTGGGAATCAGAAAGGACTTGCTAAGATGCTGGGAGGAAAGCAGATCCAAAGACCAGGGTCCCAGGACCAATTCTGATCAGGAACAATAAGGGGAGGGAAAAACCCCAGACAGGAGCCAGGGAGGGTCTGGTATAGAACAATTGTGCTAAGAAACTTCTGGCTGTTTTCTCCAGCTTTTTATTGACCTAATCTCACCACAAGGATATCACTCAAAGCATTATCCTGGCACTTTtgtaatttctacaaaaaaaatttaaatgaagtcTATTGTGGCAGATTATGTTAATTCAGACTTTTAATT
Protein-coding sequences here:
- the LOC129484304 gene encoding small ribosomal subunit protein eS25-like, with the translated sequence MPPKDGKKKDAGKSAKKDKDPVNKSGGKDKKKWSKGKVRDKLNNLVLFDKATYDKLCKEVPSYKLIIPAVVSERLKILGSLARAALQELLSKGLIKLVSKHRAQIIYTRNTKGRDGPAAGEDA